Part of the Bacteroidota bacterium genome, GGCTTTCCCCGCACTACTGCGCAAGCGCAAGCGCTCGATAAATTTCTTGCAGGAAAAAATCTTTCTATTACAATGACGCTTGCTCTCGAAGTGGACGAAGAAGAACTTACGAAAAGAATTATTCTTCGAGGAAAAGAATCCGGAAGAGCCGATGACCAGAATGAAGAAATTGTTCGCAACCGAGTGAAAGAATACAATAACAAAACCGCACCTCTGAAAAATTTTTATAAAAAGCAAAACAAACTGAGAGAAGTAAAAGGAATCGGAAGCATTGAACAAATTTTTTCTGCTTTATGTAAACAAATTGAGAGCATCTACTAATGTACTAATGGATACTAATCTACTAATGAATACATGCAGCGGCTGTTGATTAGTATATTAGTACAGATTGGTAAATTAGTAGATAACAATTATGGCTGAAAGTAATTTCATAGATTACGTAAAAATCTGCTGCCGCTCGGGAAAAGGCGGAGCAGGCATGGTGCATTTTCATAGGGAAAAATTTGTTGACAAGGGCGGACCGGATGGTGGCGATGGAGGAAGAGGCGGTCATATTATCGTTCGCGGAAGTAAAAATGTCTGGACGCTTTTACATTTGAAATACCGTAAGCACGTGATTGCCGAAGAAGGAAACAAAGGCGAAGGAAGATTGCGTTCAGGAAAAAATGGCAAAGATGAAATTCTTGAAGTGCCGCTCGGAACAATTATCAAAGATGCGGAAAGCGGAGAAGTGGAAGCGGAAATTACAAAAGACGGAGAAGAAAAAATTATTTCTGCGGGCGGAAGAGGGGGAAAAGGAAATGCGCATTTTAAATCCGCTACCAATCAGGCGCCAAGAAATGCGCAGCCGGGCGAAGCAGGAAAAAACGAATGGAAAATTTTTGAACTGAAAGTTTTAGCCGATGTTGGACTTGTTGGTTTTCCCAATACAGGAAAATCTTCCCTGCTCTCGGTGGTTTCTGCAGCCAAACCTGAGATTGCAAATTATCCATTCACTACGCTCGTTCCGAATCTTGGAATTGTAAAGTACCGCGAGCATAAATCTTTTGTGATGGCAGATATTCCCGGAATTATTGAAGGCGCTGCCGAAGGAAAAGGATTGGGTTTGCGTTTTCTCCGACACATTGAAAGAAATTCTGTTTTGCTTTTTCTTGTTCCTTGCGATGCGAATGAGATTGTGAAGGAATATAAAATCTTGGTGAACGAACTAAAAAAATATAATCCCGAACTTTTAAAAAAAGAACGCGTACTCGGAATTTCAAAATGCGATATGCTCGATGAAGAACTTTTTTCCGAACTGAAAAAAGAACTGAAAAAGAAATTCAAAGAGAAAAAAATTCCTGTTGTTTATTTTTCTTCTCACACGCAAATGGGATTGATTGAATTAAAGGAGGTGCTGTGGAAATCCATTAATTCATAAACAACAATTCTTCTTATTTCTTTTTTATTTCTGGCGGAGCCATTTCCATATTTCTGTGCGGACGCTCCGGTCTTGGAAAAACCGGTGCAGGTTTTGGAAACATGTGCGGCTTTTCCGGTTTTGGCTGAGGCATAGGCGTTGGCTTCGGTGGAACTACGGGCGGTTCTTGTTTTGGCTGCGGAGAAGGAACTTGTTTCGGAGGAATTGATGGCGGTTCTCCTTTCGGCAATTTATCTTTTTTAGCAGGAGGATTTTTTTCCGGCTCCGGTTCTTTTGGTTTCTCCATTTTTTCCGGTTTCTTTTCTGAAGGATTTCTTTCTTTCAGGTTCACCACTTTTGCAGGCGCAGGTTTTTTTTTACCTTCGGCAGTTGGTTTTATCACCGGGCGATACATGCTGAGTTCATTCTTATTTATTTTCTGTCCGGGCTTTTCACTTTCTTTTACCACTAATGGAGTAATTGTTTTTCCTGTGGCTTTTTCAATTTCTTCTTTCTTCGGGCCCGAAACATAAGTTGTGTTTCTTGGTTTATCTTCGAAAGTATTTTTCACAACCGAAGTATTGTTATAAATTTTTTGATTGTCAGTTCGCGGACCATAGTAGGTGGAAATATTTTGAGCGCCTAAATATTGCTGGTCAACAAAAACCCATTGCTCAATTGGAATAGTATGCACAACTCCGAATGAAACACTCATGCCCGGAGCCATCGGAGCCCAGCCGCAATATCCTCCGCCCATTCTCCACATCACCCACGCAGGTCCCCAATAATAATCGGGCGTCCAAAGCCAACCATAAAGCGGGTCGAAAATCCAGCGGCCATAGTGAAAAGGCGCCCAGCCCCAGGGATAATATGAAATCCATGTCCATCCGAAATCAGCATATTCCCAATAGCCGTTTGAATAATAAGGCGAGAAATTTTTATAGCCAGCCGGCATCCACACATAACCGTATTCGGGATAATCTACCCAGTTTCCATAGGGAGAAAGTTCATCGTAAAAAACCTGAAAACTTACAGTTGCATATTGAGCGGCAATTTTTTCAGAAGAAATAATTTCAATAGTTACAGATAGCAACAAGGAAATAAATATTTTTTTAATGTTCTCATGATTCTTATTTCAACAAAGCAAATGCCATTAAAATATTTAATAGAAAAGGTTTTTTCCGGAAATATTTTTTCGTTTAGAGAAATTTTTTTCAAAATGAAAAATATTTTTTGACTATGAGGATTTACTAACTTCGCGTGAACTATGAAGTGTATTTATTATTGTTTCTATTTTTTTATTTTTTATTCCTGCTCTTCCGGAACGAAGAATGAAGCCGAAATCCCTGCGCCAATTAATACCGTTTCTTCAAAAGATACTTCCTTGCCCGGAGGAATTATCATTCATACAATAAAATGCAAAGCAGATTCTTCAATCAAGTATGCGTTGTATCTTCCGAAAAAATATCCTGTGAATGAAAAACTTCCCGTTATTTTCTTTTTTGACTCGCATGGAAGCGGAGAACTTCCTTTAAATAAGTATAAAGAGTTAGCAGAGAAATACGGATATATTCTTGCGGGCTCGAAC contains:
- a CDS encoding adenylate kinase, translated to MLNIVLFGPPGAGKGTQAVKLVEKYKLIHLSTGDIFRANIKGGTELGKLAKSYMDAGNLVPDEVTIKMLESEVSKEKNPKGFIFDGFPRTTAQAQALDKFLAGKNLSITMTLALEVDEEELTKRIILRGKESGRADDQNEEIVRNRVKEYNNKTAPLKNFYKKQNKLREVKGIGSIEQIFSALCKQIESIY
- the obgE gene encoding GTPase ObgE: MAESNFIDYVKICCRSGKGGAGMVHFHREKFVDKGGPDGGDGGRGGHIIVRGSKNVWTLLHLKYRKHVIAEEGNKGEGRLRSGKNGKDEILEVPLGTIIKDAESGEVEAEITKDGEEKIISAGGRGGKGNAHFKSATNQAPRNAQPGEAGKNEWKIFELKVLADVGLVGFPNTGKSSLLSVVSAAKPEIANYPFTTLVPNLGIVKYREHKSFVMADIPGIIEGAAEGKGLGLRFLRHIERNSVLLFLVPCDANEIVKEYKILVNELKKYNPELLKKERVLGISKCDMLDEELFSELKKELKKKFKEKKIPVVYFSSHTQMGLIELKEVLWKSINS